A window of the Cucurbita pepo subsp. pepo cultivar mu-cu-16 chromosome LG01, ASM280686v2, whole genome shotgun sequence genome harbors these coding sequences:
- the LOC111810328 gene encoding uncharacterized protein LOC111810328, which produces MVCADSEQTPLDSMAMGLERSKPLHNFSLSFLKWGNQRYLRCMKLDSDGPDADADDDLPPPSLRPTPAVRLNCRKFHTDRPALFKDSAKRLRASKSKIHDNYDGEEDIAAVREKLMVDLKTAADRMKVEFWRDGVVDDDDDDEEDMPNREKKLPAPAPEKELKSWSLRVRRAASKAPIDTIAEGKGGGKVLKIEKRAEKRAIRNSPLRSGDGGREKSPGRRLATEKKEREKFSVALSKKEIEEDFMAMMERRPPRRPKKRPRIVQNQMDTLFPGLWLTEITADLYDVPEIQENGKR; this is translated from the exons ATGGTTTGTGCCGATTCCGAACAAACACCACTAGACTCCATGGCGATGGGACTCGAGAGATCGAAACCGCTTCATAATTTCTCCCTTTCCTTCTTGAAGTGGGGAAATCAGAGGTATCTCCGCTGTATGAAATTGGACTCCGATGGCCCTGACGCCGACGCCGACGACGACCTTCCTCCGCCCTCTCTTCGCCCTACGCCCGCCGTCCGGTTGAACTGCCGGAAGTTTCACACGGATAGGCCGGCGTTATTTAAGGATTCCGCAAAGAGACTTAGGGCTTCTAAGTCCAAGATCCACGATAATTACGATGGCGAGGAAGATATAGCGGCGGTAAGAGAGAAACTCATGGTTGATCTAAAAACCGCCGCCGACAGAATGAAGGTTGAATTCTGGAGAGATGGAGTGgttgacgacgacgacgacgatgaGGAAGATATGCCCAACCGGGAGAAAAAACTTCCGGCGCCGGCGCCGGAGAAGGAGTTAAAATCGTGGAGTTTGAGGGTGAGGAGGGCGGCGTCGAAGGCTCCGATCGATACAATTGCCGAAGGTAAGGGCGGTGGTAAAGTGTTGAAGATCGAAAAGCGGGCGGAGAAAAGGGCGATTCGAAATTCGCCGTTGAGAAGCGGTGACGGCGGTAGGGAGAAGTCCCCAGGGCGGCGACTGGCAACGGAgaagaaggaaagggagaAATTCTCGGTAGCACTTTCCAAAAAGGAGATCGAGGAGGATTTCATGGCTATGATGGAACGCAGGCCGCCGCGAAGGCCCAAAAAGAGGCCCAGAATTGTACAAAATCAAATGGAT ACGCTTTTCCCCGGATTATGGTTGACGGAGATCACCGCCGATCTCTACGACGTGCCGgaaatccaagaaaacggaAAG AGGTAG
- the LOC111808582 gene encoding uncharacterized protein LOC111808582 — translation MEIPVINRFSGLESGISSLPNPTLLPQILASPSGLQTLSQSLNLWKWSAVIIAVVATFSGVINRIKLLFVIFRRKQRVLQETFADSDSDGEFSIDDSASSVSSSWSEFEEDDADEPASSSSRCLDFTDWDFGVRGSDYYLNDLKMKPTQKLRHRRSFHNQGGDGNHFSWADVSGGGSVVKLWDNLRFEFDRHHSDTNEIRVYDVIKEQQIGSILAGESQIASSLTSTLLLSAAANVSSTTSVNLWDTRVGSKIPALIAEWKPVAGKILGVKFAGVEKVYIREEDAGKIRVGDVRNMKSPIENLTAADVKTWFDTDAVMVSAE, via the coding sequence ATGGAGATTCCGGTGATTAACAGGTTTAGTGGTCTGGAATCGGGGATTAGTTCCTTGCCGAATCCCACTCTCTTGCCCCAGATTTTGGCTTCCCCATCTGGACTTCAAACCCTTTCTCAATCCCTAAATCTCTGGAAATGGAGCGCTGTGATTATCGCTGTTGTTGCTACGTTTAGCGGCGTAATTAATCGGATTAAGCTTTTGTTTGTGATTTTCCGACGGAAACAACGTGTTTTGCAGGAGACTTTTGCTGATTCTGACTCCGATGGTGAGTTCTCTATCGACGACTCTGCGAGCTCTGTTTCGTCGTCTTGGTCGGAGTTTGAAGAAGACGACGCCGATGAGCCCGCCTCCTCGTCTTCCCGATGTTTGGACTTCACTGACTGGGATTTTGGCGTTAGAGGCTCCGATTATTACTTGAACGATCTTAAAATGAAACCGACTCAGAAACTTCGGCATCGGCGGAGCTTCCACAACCAAGGCGGAGACGGCAACCATTTCTCGTGGGCCGATGTCAGCGGAGGTGGAAGCGTTGTGAAATTATGGGACAATCTCAGATTTGAATTCGACCGCCATCACTCCGACACGAATGAAATCCGCGTCTACGATGTAATCAAAGAGCAGCAAATCGGGTCCATTCTAGCCGGCGAATCGCAGATAGCCTCCTCGTTAACGTCGACGTTACTGTTATCGGCGGCGGCGAATGTTTCCAGTACAACATCGGTGAATCTGTGGGACACGCGCGTGGGTTCTAAAATCCCGGCGCTCATCGCCGAGTGGAAGCCGGTGGCCGGTAAGATCTTGGGGGTCAAATTCGCCGGCGTCGAAAAGGTGTATATTAGAGAGGAAGACGCAGGGAAAATAAGGGTCGGTGACGTGAGAAACATGAAATCCCCAATAGAGAATTTAACGGCGGCGGATGTGAAGACTTGGTTCGACACCGACGCGGTGATGGTTTCAGCGgaatag
- the LOC111784615 gene encoding 50S ribosomal protein L15, chloroplastic-like, which translates to MAALLSLSSSSLTRTAIALPHPTTSFKGNVKVLNSKQFSFSSLKLKFKVGDGKPLVVRSQAAASSLSASPVESVRFRLDNLGPQQGSRKKGKRKGRGISAGQGGSCGFGMRGQKSRSGPGVRKGFEGGQMPLYRRIPKLRGIAGGMHAGLPKYVPVNLKDIEAAGFQEGEEVSLESLKEKGLINPSGRERKLPLKILADGELSVKLNIKARAFSSAAKEKLEAVGCSLTVLPGRKKWVKPSVAKNLARADEYFAKKRAAAAAAAEQAD; encoded by the exons ATGGCTGCTCTTCTTTCCTTATCTTCAAGTTCCCTGACCAGAACAGCCATTGCTCTGCCTCATCCAACCACTTCCTTCAAG GGAAATGTGAAGGTTCTGAATTCAAAGCAGTTCAGCTTTTCTTCACTCAAGCTCAAATTCAAGGTGGGAGATGGAAAACCATTGGTTGTTCGCAGCCAGGCCGCTGCGTCTTCCTTGTCTGCCTCCCCCGTCGAGAGTGTGCGGTTCCGTCTGGACAATCTTGGACCACAGCAAGGTTCGAGGAAGAAGGGCAAGAGAAAGGGGAGAGGTATATCGGCGGGACAGGGTGGTAGCTGTGGATTTGGAATGAGAGGACAGAAATCAAGGTCTGGGCCTGGTGTAAGAAAAGGATTCGAAGGCGGACAGATGCCTCTTTATCGGAGAATTCCCAAACTTAGAGGAATTGCAGGAG GTATGCATGCTGGGTTACCTAAATATGTGCCAGTGAATCTGAAAGACATTGAAGCGGCAGGATTTCAGGAAGGGGAAGAGGTCTCTTTGGAAAGTTTGAAGGAGAAGGGTTTGATCAACCCATCAGGAAGAGAAAGGAAACTCCCATTGAAG ATTTTAGCTGATGGAGAGCTAAGTGTGAAGCTAAATATCAAAGCTCGGGCGTTTTCATCAGCAGCAAAAGAGAAGCTTGAAGCCGTTGGCTGTTCCCTTACTGTATTACCTGGACGAAAGAAGTGGGTTAAGCCATCAGTGGCTAAGAACCTCGCACGGGCTGATGAATACTTCGCAAAGAAAAGGGCTGCAGCAGCTGCTGCTGCAGAACAAGCTGACTGA
- the LOC111780963 gene encoding uncharacterized protein LOC111780963 — MNHCAILSNAFSSHEEMRAPVPGPFSDLRDQLVCPKPRRLSNPKVTVIGHADSSLRWNLSHQVEQIDMGTGPDLLDFLLTRGGCSVDQSFTQLASSPPFLCGSPPSRVANPLIQDARFGDEKFIPFAPIASPSGQLSPSTASRKGGRVRASFGNKPTVRIEGFDCRDRDRQNCSIPAFA, encoded by the exons ATGAATCACTGCGCAATTCTGTCAAACGCCTTCTCGAGCCACGAGGAGATGAGAGCCCCTGTTCCGGGTCCCTTTTCTGACCTGAGAGATCAACTTGTTTGCCCTAAACCACGTCGACTCAGCAATCCAAAAGTCACCGTCATCGGCCACGCCGATAGCTCCCTCCGATGGAATCTAAG TCACCAAGTAGAGCAAATTGACATGGGCACCGGACCGGATCTGCTGGACTTCCTCCTGACAAGG GGTGGTTGCAGCGTGGACCAGTCGTTTACGCAGTTGGCTTCGTCGCCCCCTTTTTTATGTGGGTCTCCGCCGAGCAGAGTAGCCAACCCATTGATTCAGGACGCTCGATTTGGGGATGAAAAATTCATCCCCTTTGCACCGATTGCCTCACCGTCGGGTCAGTTGTCGCCGTCTACAGCCTCTAGGAAAGGAGGCCGTGTAAGGGCGAGTTTTGGGAACAAACCAACGGTGAGGATTGAGGGTTTCGATTGCCGCGACAGGGATAGGCAAAATTGCAGCATCCCTGCCTTCGCCTAG
- the LOC111777961 gene encoding ribulose bisphosphate carboxylase small chain, chloroplastic-like — protein sequence MASSIVSSAAVASVNRASPAQASMVAPFVGLKSTAGFPVTRKNNDITTLASNGSRVKCMKVWPPLGLKKFETLSYLPDLTGEQLLKEIAYLLRSGWVPCIEFELEKGFVYRENHRSPGYYDGRYWTMWKLPMFGCTDPAQVAAEIEEAKKEYPNAFIRVIGFDNVRQVQCISFIVYKPASY from the exons ATGGCTTCCTCCATCGTCTCATCCGCCGCTGTTGCCTCTGTGAACAGGGCCTCCCCTGCTCAAGCAAGCATGGTAGCCCCCTTCGTTGGCCTCAAATCCACCGCCGGCTTCCCTGTCACCCGCAAGAACAACGACATCACCACCCTCGCCAGCAATGGCTCAAGAGTAAAGTGCATGAAG gtGTGGCCACCACTTGGATTGAAGAAGTTCGAGACTCTGTCCTACCTCCCTGATCTTACCGGTGAACAATTGTTGAAGGAAATTGCGTACCTTCTCCGCTCTGGCTGGGTTCCCTGCATCGAGTTCGAATTGGAG AAGGGATTCGTGTACCGTGAGAACCACAGGTCACCAGGATACTACGATGGACGCTACTGGACCATGTGGAAGCTGCCCATGTTTGGGTGCACAGACCCCGCTCAGGTGGCTGCTGAGATCGAGGAGGCCAAGAAGGAATACCCCAACGCATTCATCAGGGTCATTGGCTTCGACAACGTCCGCCAAGTCCAGTGCATCAGTTTCATTGTCTACAAGCCTGCAAGCTACTAA